One window of the Cryptomeria japonica chromosome 7, Sugi_1.0, whole genome shotgun sequence genome contains the following:
- the LOC131078231 gene encoding monooxygenase 2-like produces the protein MENLREPLNGNEEYLYENVHDIVIVGGGVAGLATALALHRLGVKSLVLEKASNLRTSGAAFVMWANAWKALDALGVADSLRPNYRQLDGIRGSSNCTGMKKAVQLIKKTKGGLTTMMESRCIERIKLIETLAKELPKGTIRFSSKVVLINKKNPSSLTSLKLEDGQSITTKILIGCDGVYSVVGSFMGIPPAKSSGRIAIRGMVTYAESHQAGFIPCTDKQVYWFLTRRSQLQDANISGDAEKIRHATLDMIHDFPKPFAELVKASPAESISYADMKVRLVWPWMKLLPGKANGSVTLVGDALHPMTPDLGQGACSTLEDAIVLGRCLGETMKSINIVQWGEEEEKKIEWCFNKYLQERRWRVFTLVNAALIIGIVNEGSSKLIRFARDKILFPLFSVSYLRHFADFDCGNLKAKYS, from the exons ATGGAGAACTTAAGGGAACCCCTCAATGGTAATGAAGAATATTTGTATGAGAATGTCCATGACATTGTGATTGTAGGAGGAGGAGTTGCAGGCCTTGCCACAGCCCTTGCCCTGCATAG GTTGGGTGTAAAGAGCCTAGTACTTGAGAAGGCCAGTAACCTTAGAACTAGTGGGGCTGCCTTCGTTATGTGGGCAAATGCATGGAAAGCTCTTGATGCTCTTGGTGTTGCAGACTCACTTCGCCCAAACTATCGTCAACTTGatgg AATTCGTGGCTCGTCAAATTGTACTGGGATGAAAAAGGCAGTTCAACTCATAAAGAAGACTAAAGG TGGATTAACTACGATGATGGAATCGAGATGTATAGAAAGAATCAAGCTCATAGAAACACTTGCTAAAGAATTGCCTAAGGGGACTATTAGATTCAGTTCCAAAGTTGTTTTAATAAATAAGAAGAACCCATCTTCTTTAACCTCACTAAAACTTGAAGATGGACAATCTATTACAACAAAG ATATTAATAGGTTGTGATGGAGTTTACTCAGTAGTTGGGAGTTTCATGGGTATACCACCAGCAAAGTCTTCAGGACGTATTGCTATTCGAGGCATGGTGACATATGCAGAGAGTCACCA AGCAGGATTCATTCCTTGCACAGACAAACAAGTTTATTGGTTTTTAACAAGAAGATCACAACTTCAAG ATGCAAATATCTCTGGTGATGCTGAAAAGATTCGACATGCAACCTTAGACATGATCCATGATTTTCCAAAGCCCTTTGCAGAATTGGTAAAAGCAAGTCCAGCAGAATCCATTAGTTATGCAGATATGAAGGTGAGGTTGGTGTGGCCATGGATGAAGCTCCTACCTGGTAAAGCAAATGGAAGTGTGACACTTGTAGGAGATGCACTCCATCCAATGACCCCTGATCTTGgtcaag GCGCATGTTCTACTTTGGAGGATGCAATAGTGCTTGGAAGGTGCCTTGGAGAAACTATGAAAAGCATAAACATAGTACAATggggagaggaagaagagaaaaagatagAATGGTGTTTCAACAAATACTTGCAAGAGAGGAGATGGAGAGTGTTTACCCTTGTCAATGCAGCATTAATCATAGGAATTGTGAATGAAGGATCCTCTAAACTCATTCGTTTTGCCCGTGATAAGATTTTATTTCCCTTGTTCTCCGTGTCATATTTAAGGCATTTTGCAGACTTTGACTGTGGAAATCTGAAAGCCAAATACTCCTGA